The following proteins are encoded in a genomic region of Palaemon carinicauda isolate YSFRI2023 chromosome 19, ASM3689809v2, whole genome shotgun sequence:
- the LOC137659304 gene encoding major royal jelly protein 5-like translates to MLNTLDTLNRLDALNRLGALNRLDALNRLGVLNRLDTLNRLDTLNRLDALNRLGTLIRLDALNTLDALNTLDALNRLGTLIRLDALNTLDALNTLDALNRLDALNRLGTLIRLDALNRLGALNRLDTLNRLDALNRLDALNRLGALNRLLALNRHWLDFTACKLL, encoded by the coding sequence ATGCTGAATACACTTGATACTCTGAACAGACTTGATGCTCTGAACAGACTTGGTGCACTGAATAGACTTGATGCTCTGAACAGACTAGGTGTGCTAAACAGACTTGATACTCTGAACAGACTTGATACTCTGAACAGACTTGATGCTCTGAACAGACTTGGTACGCTGATTAGACTTGATGCTCTTAACACACTTGATGCGCTGAACACACTTGATGCTCTGAACAGACTTGGTACGCTGATTAGACTTGATGCTCTGAACACACTTGATGCGCTGAACACACTTGATGCGCTGAACAGACTTGATGCTCTGAACAGACTTGGTACGCTGATTAGACTTGATGCTCTGAACAGACTAGGTGCGCTGAATAGACTTGATACTCTGAACAGACTTGATGCTCTGAATAGACTTGATGCTCTGAACAGACTTGGTGCTCTGAACAGACTTCTTGCTCTGAACAGACATTGGTTAGATTTTACAGCTTGTAAACTCTTGTAG
- the LOC137659306 gene encoding mucin-4-like, whose translation MSIQRTKSVQIIKSVQCIKSIQHTKSVQHTKCVRSNKSVQSKISDQCTKSVQSKMSGQYKKSVQVGLERSFTTSYSAPKSTFNLRLSPLFPIQVLIESDIVHILYVVKDASYSSVEPPVKDSNTLPVKSSNPIPAMNYSEGQQSHSSEGQQSHSSKLKQFHSSEEQKFHSSERQQSYSSKLQQLHSSEEQKFHSSERKQSNSSERKQSNFSEGQQSNSSEEQQSHFMKGSNPIPVKDSNLIPVYDSNPIPVKDSNLIPVKESNPIPVESRKSIQVKDSNLIPVKESNPIPVEGSKSIQVKDSNPIPVKDSNPSPVKGSNTIPVKGSNPIRVKNRNSIPVKDSNPSPVKGSNGIPVKDSNPIRVKACNPIQVKPSNPIPHTGFHPLLPLWDLKETSHALPTIFIRFPTREQILILKKKENLKIHPALKRDYGPLLLLGGERDQG comes from the exons ATGTCTATTCAGCGTACCAAGTCTGTTCAGATCATCAAGTCTGTTCAGTGCATCAAGTCTATTCAGCACACCAAGTCTGTTCAGCACACCAAGTGTGTTCGGAGCAACAAGTCTGTTCAGAGCAAGATATCTGATCAGTGCACCAAATCTGTTCAGAGCAAGATGTCTGGTCAGTACAAGAAGTCTGTTCAGGTGGGGCTGGAGAGGTCGTTTACCACTAGCTATTCTGCCCCTAAATCAACCTTCAACCTGCGTCTCTCTCCCTTATTTCCTATCCAGGTGCTAATTGaaagtgatattgttcatattctCTATGTAGTGAAGGACGCGTCATA CTCTTCCGTGGAACCACCAGTAAAGGACAGCAACACCCTTCCAGTGAAGAGCAGTAATCCCATTCCAGCGATGAATTACAGTGAAGGTCAGCAATCTCATTCCAGTGAAGGACAACAGTCCCATTCCAGTAAATTGAAGCAGTTCCATTCCAGTGAAGAACAGAAATTCCATTCCAGTGAAAGACAGCAATCCTATTCCAGTAAACTGCAGCAATTGCATTCCAGTGAAGAACAGAAATTCCATTCAAGTGAAAGAAAGCAATCCAATTCCAGTGAAAGAAAGCAATCCAATTTCAGTGAAGGGCAGCAATCAAATTCCAGTGAAGAACAGCAATCTCATTTCA TGAAGGGTAGCAATCCAATTCCAGTGAAGGACAGCAATCTCATTCCAGTATATGACAGCAACCCAATTCCAGTGAAAGACAGCAATCTCATTCCAGTGAAGGAAAGCAATCCCATTCCAGTGGAGAGCAGAAAATCCATTCAAGTGAAAGACAGCAATCTCATTCCAGTAAAGGAAAGCAATCCCATTCCAGTGGAAGGCAGCAAATCCATTCAAGTGAAGGACAGCAATCCCATTCCAGTGAAAGACAGCAACCCCAGTCCAGTAAAGGGCAGCAATACCATTCCAGTGAAGGGCAGCAATCCCATTCGAGTGAAGAACAGAAATTCCATCCCAGTGAAAGACAGCAACCCCAGTCCAGTAAAGGGCAGCAATGGCATTCCAGTGAAGGACAGCAATCCCATTCGAGTGAAGGCCTGCAACCCTATTCAGGTGAAGCCCAGCAACCCAATCCCCCATACGGGGTTTCACCCTCTGCTTCCATTATGGGACCTGAAGGAAACGTCCCACGCGCTGCCAACTATCTTTATTCGCTTCCCAACAAGAGAGCAGattttaatcttgaaaaaaaaggaaaatctgaaAATCCATCCGGCATTAAAAAGGGATTACGGTCCATTGCTGCTTTTGGGAGGCGAAAGGGATCAGGGTTAA